The window tccacacacctaataaaataaatattcgatatattcattatttatattatttagcaTTTTTATTGTCTACTTATACTTTTCCATAAAAAAAACCTAGATactaaacattttttttcttgcaaGCAAGTCCTTATGATTAATTCACGTGCAGAACACAAATAAATtgagaacattttttatttttttctttataaatttatttaataagatTCGACCTcaatacttttaaataaaaaaaattataccatttaaattataactatttttttataaattttttttaattaaaagtaagaTTCGAATccaaaacttttaaataaaaataagaggaaTGTTAGGGAACtagcaattttggtgttttgtaactatcaattggtcatcaataatatttttaatggtatgagattacatctaataatAAAAGATCattcacttttattttgataGTTAAGTGCTGGTCAGAAAATACAAAAGTTAATCGTTTAAATTATAACTAGTTAACTTATAAAAACCCCTCCTACCTTCACTTTCTTCAACTCATTCCTTTAtcatctttctttctctctctctgtctcATGGCTGCTAGCTCGAGAAGAAAGCTTACTCTGAACAATGTTTCTGTGAAGCTTGGTTGTGGAAGCTGCAGAAGAAGAAAACCCAAGCTTCTTCTTCACTTCCTCTTCAATCGAAAAccaaacaaccaccaccataaccattcttcttcttcttacgacacaagcaccaccaccaccaccaccaccaccacattcTCTCCTTTCTACGACGACGACAACAACAACATGATGAAGactcatcatcatcagaagaagaagcagcattctACTGTTAAGGGTTTCGGAAGAGTTGGAAGTGAAGGTAGTGTTGCTGTTGAGAAAGATTCTGAGGATCCTTTCTTGGATTTCAAGCATTCAATGCTCCAAATGATTCTTGAGAATGAGATTTATACTAAGCAAGATCTTAGCGAGCTTTTGAACTGTTTCCTTCAGCTGAATTCGCCTCATCACCATGCTGTTATTCTTAGAGCTTTCACTGACATCTGCAATGGCGTCTTCTCTAATTCACTTCAAACCTTTCATCATCACTTCAACcgtaagtcacgtgacttctagCTTCACCTCACGTGACTACCTACCATATCCCATTATTAGGAAAATATGTCATGTAGTCATGTGTTTTATAGATTATTACATAATAGAGAcgaaaatatgaatataaatattatatttttgtctctatttttttttattgtttttaactttttaggTAGACTAATTTCACttgaattaaaaaagaaagatatttttttatgtaatttctttcttttgcatGTTATCTGTAATTTAGGATTTAAAGTTTAATGTTTCCATATTTCTAACTTTGTTTAGTAATGTGCTACCAAATGTATAAAAGGAAGTTCTCTGTTTCTAGTTATGTAAGATCAAAGTGTATTAATtagtttcttctttatttttttttttctttggaagaAGTATTTCTAGATgcattatatgaaaaatattagcagattattaaaatttattattttttattaaattaattttttaatttaatttttttagtttaataatttaacaatatattttatttatatttttaaatattaataattaaataataataaaaaataataaattttgatgattttaaaatttttttttgttatgtctAAAAGAGCTTTAACTATTGGGCATTGATTCTCTTAATTAGTTTTAACTATCAAGTTAGATAGGTATGAAATGGAAGACCAATGATTCAGGATAAATTAAACCACTATCCAATGAatataatttttagaaatataattatttatattttttatcaattaaagtttttatataaataattttaaaatataatattagataTTCTATAATTAAAAGATATAGAAATGAATTTACCATTTTCaatcttttgtttcttatttaaGAATGATATTGAAAATGAACTCTTTCACTATGACAAGTTTCTAAATTAAACAAATCTTGGAAGGTACCAATAATTTTTAACAAGCTAAGAAGCTAAGATATGTAAGGAATTGGTAAAAGTTATTTTTCAAGTGTATATATAAGATGTCAGTTTTATAATGGTGGTAAAATATATGCATTGGGATTTGAGTTATGATAATGAGTATGGTCCAAGTAAGGAGGGACATTTGGTCTTGGTTTGATGCCTTTTGATGGAAATCCATTGTGAATTTTTCATGGTCTTATTTTTTTTGCTTCTCCCAATATTGAGCATTAAAGTTTTGAGTAATCCGTACTCTTTGTTTTTAGTATACTTGCCAGTTGTGAATTatgtgaaatttatttatttatttatttatttatgctttGCTTGTTCATAGTGAATAATTAATTAAGCACCTGCACTTTCTTCCAtttatttattgatgattatttcaACAGTCTATTACTCTATTCTTGTGCATGCATGAATGCATGATGGGTTAGTTTTGCTTCTATTCAATTGTATGTATTTAAATCCCTCAAAGGAAGGTAGCTAGGTTTCATGATGATTTAAGGTCAGCAAAGCATTTATATATCTGACAGGAAAAGACTTCTAATGTTTTATTAATATTCAGATTTAGATTAGGTTAATcaattaaaatatcaaaaatattttataataataaaaaaagtcaaaaacagttttagttttatttaaaatttattaattctaACGATAATTATCAAATATATATACATCAAtttgtttaaaacttaaattGTACAACATCACTTGAAAATTAgtaatagtttttaataaataaaaaatagttaaattggCTCAAATATTCTAGTATAACTTAAAATACCAAAGTTTAATCTTTATATCTTCCTTTTATTgcacaataatttttagttttaaatattcaaaacatGTTGGATTTAGACTGAATTGAGTGTATTCGCATTTCGcaactctctattcaataagcaacaTTCCATCTACATTTgagttcaaataaaaaattaggtatttttatttatataatttaatattattttatatttgactgtttatttaatttaattttttatatgataaaaaatattagaatattcaataagtattgatactactgtatttgtataaattgataaaaaaattcaataaaaattataaattttaatatttgtccttctaacttcttttttacacattttacaggatatatattcaaatttttatataaaataatcatgaaaaattaaaaaattaatgcattttttaagaggaaggttaatatttaagaaggagaacatataacttttacaatatcaacacttgtagatagttcttctattttaatgaatcacgaagaaagtgagatataaccttcaaaagttcaaagagTTGCTTTTGAttagtttgaccttaattttttgaAACGAGACCCTGAAAAAAAGcttcaaatttggcaatatcacccaaatcaGATAGATAGAGTTAGATGAACTTATCTTAAATGAAGTCTATATCAAAattatattgacaattattttttatctggcctccccaaaattttatttcaaactcCGCCATTGatacttttatattttataaaataaggtgATATTAATCTAATCTACCCTACAGATATTATATTATTGATTTCCCGATGTTGATAACCTAATCATATATAAAAAAGGTTGATGTTTTAAGTTAAGACAACTAGAAcaaaataaatcacaaaaatttCTTGATTCATACCGATAAAttactgttttatttatttatttatttttatattaatacattagggttttagaaaataaattaaaagcacGTATTCATATTTTTGGCAGCAATTTTGAGTGAGTTCAATGTTGAAATGACAAAAGCAAAGCCCATAAAGAGATGCTTTTAATAATCTACTATGTTTGCCTTTATActccaaaataatatatattcatgATTAGATTATGGACTTTAGTGTGGCCAACTTTTAAGGGATGGTCAACTCTGTAACACTCAGAATTCATGATGGTGGATGCATAGTGGGCCATTATTATTCCTAAATCTGAACAGAGAAAAATATGTcattattccaaaaaaaaaaaattaattagcaaaATTTCCATCTCAGCCTTATATATAGAGAGAAATTTGGAAACTAATATGTTGATTTCTTCCATGTTATGTATTTCACTAATAATGTTGAATTCGTGCAATGATGAAGTATGATGAGTATCAAAATCTCACACTTGTGAGGAGATATGTTACTATCAAAATCTTATACTTGTGAATACGTAGATTTTCTAATTAATTTTACTTGTCTATTGCTTATCAAATTTCAAGATGTGTATATTGCAATCAAACTTTTTTTCTGAAAGCACAAAATGCTGTTAAAAAAATGGTGAATTGGGTATAACACTACAACAAACTTGTTTTTAGTGGCTTTTCTTAAAATTTGAGTGGGTTTATATTACACCCAATGATCATATGAAGTGCGAAGTTTTCCTTCATAATAAGCATTTAATAACCAACTTGAATTGGTGGAGTGGTCAATTCACTCATCCGTTTAAATAAAGTATGGAAAGTTCGAATTTTACTTTGTGCACGCAATAACTCATTAATCAGCAgtaaactcttaaataaaatttagtttcGCAACAGATTAATAtaacttagaaatattttttaaaattttgaacaaatttaaaaaataaaaagtatatcttattcttttaaatatttttcttaaaaaaaatattatgagaaGCCAATGTAATTAGTGACTAACGtgtataatagaagtatttttaaaattaacattaaataataattaaattaattaattataaaattatttttaattttaaatacaaagTAAATAGGAATTCCAAACAGTCACCAACACCTTCAACCGGTCTCCCTCTTcatttctctctccctctccatcCTCTCTCATCACCAAACCGGTGCACGGTTGCTACTCAACATCCATTGCCACGGCGCCACATGACCTCAAGTCTTCATCAGCACCGATCAGAACTGCAGCGGTCAACCCTTTTCGCGCGCGTCTTCCCCCGCTGGCAGCAACTGCTTCGGTCGGCCTCGGTTCTGCACTGCTCACCCATTGCGCCTGCTCGTCTTCCGGCGCCGACCTGTCTCCGCGCCAGAAACACGGTGTGCGCACCCTGCATCTGCCTGGCTCTTGCCTCCTTCATCAGCCAGTTGAAGGCGTGACCATTGGATGGGTCACGGTCGCATTGGTGTTACGGCCCTCTCACACCTACCGTCGTTATCTTCTCCTCgtcttttcaagtttttttttttattttttcattttatggttacatcaAATCATAAGACTCACGTGGCAAAttatacattttttcttttttttaaataaaaattaaattgttggaTGATCATAATTGCTTCTTCTGTttattcatctccttcttctttttgttctattttaatggtttatttaggatggtcattttattaggtgtgcggatggttattttaatttttatgtagatAATTATTTTGACTggattgagtttagttatatataattaaaatatattggatgttcaattcattaagtaagctgatgataatgatgattatttttattcttacgTGGTTATTTTTATTAAGGGTGAGTGGCGTGTGGCAAACCAATCAGCGAAGGTGAAATGGGATGATCATTGATAAAGGTGGGATGGTCGTTGTCGgttgaaaaaaaagagagtattAGAATAAAATAGTTTGGTAAATTAAGATTTTGaatggttatttttttaaaataattaattatattttttaaaaatttaaaattaaaaattaaaaaattttaaaattgaaatttaaaatttgatgtaaaataattgaatgagaatttttaaatttaagataatttgtaaaagaatttttattatttatttctgttaaactaaataactaatttattatacacattattaaaattttttattattgtgttcCTAACGGAATTCTTTTCTTAATTACCTTGTATGTGTTTTCTTCTTATGATGCGGTCCCCAAAGACTAGGGTAATAGAATTGCTCATGCAACTTACTAGCTAGGCATGGCTAGCATATGAAGCCACTACTCAATGTGACTATATTTTACACGCCACTCGTGGACAAaacatttaacatttattaaaagAGTTATTGATAACACAAATATAGAGGCCCTCAACTTCATTCAATATCCACATCATTATTAGATGTATGCATTTGTTCCCttcaagaaagagagaaaaaaaaagtccATGTTTGTTGCACACTTGAaccatataaaataaaatattaaaatgtattCTAAGACTATTTTTTAAAAGTGTAGTTATTTGACTGTGAAGATATGCTTTGATTGGAGTTTTTTATGCAACTTTGATTTGTTATCAAAATgtattaaaaattacattttcgAGACAACAATAAGCTATATATACCTTTTCATTGCTCATGTGCACtataattcaaaagaataaacaACAATTATCATTACGTAATGCATTAtcttttaagtttttaattatagcAATATGCCAGTATTGCATACCTATAATTAATAACTATCATACAAAAACGAATATGTATGTTTATGTTGTTCAacctcttttttaaatttttggaaaaaatatatattttatagtatTTAAATTTACATCTAATACGTTTCAGTTTTACacctaaaattttataatattacaattttactctttcatttaattgtaaaaagttagCCAAATTTTTTATACTCTTTATCTTCTTTTATATATTCCCTAACCCTTCACTGCCACTGTATCATTCTCTCTCAACTCTAGCTTCTATATTATTCCAACATACAACATTGCTTTTCGAATTTTGTTAGATAAACAATTTAAAAGGTTTCGTATGTAtctgtttttttaaaaaatcattcatatatgataaatttaaaaataattacttttattgAGTTAtcaataaataactaaatacacttaaaataaaaattttttatgcatcaAAATTAGTGTGTTCTATATACAAAATGACACAAGAATCCAATTCCATGgaatgtaacaaaaaaaataaccaaATGAAATTGGCTTTTCTCTTCCTTTCTAAAGCAATAATCATAATCATGATCATATTTCTATTTCTGTTTCTATTTCTGTTTTTGTTTCTGTTTCTATTTCTGTTAGAAAAATATCATGTTTTCTTTTGTCACCACCTTCTATAATAATGTCTCGGAAAACATGAAATCCGTACCATTCATTAGGATCTTCCTTCAAGGTATAGAAAGATTTACTAATTACATTAACGATTAAGAAATCACGCTCTGCTGGGGGATATTCCAAAAGATTAACTTCAACTCCCTCTTTCATGGCAAGACTAAGAACCAAGACACATAAGAATCTATCTCCACAACCATGTTTCCTTTCAAAGCCACATAACATGACACAAACCTTGCCGTCGCCGAGATCAAGAAGAATTGGCTCGACTTTTCGAAGAAACGATGGGATTTCGTCGAAACATCCTTTAATCTCTTGAAAGTACTTAACACCAAGTCGAGTCACCAGTAAGGCGTGGATTGTAAATTCTTCTTCAAGAAAGAAGGAAAGCGTCACGCaacaatcaaaatcaaaacctgtAATAATTAAGAATTGTTAGATAATTTAACAGATTCAATTAACCTGTAAATATCAATTTTAAACAATTGTATGTGAATTTTCAATTATCACTTTTTTGTAAATGTACTCGTTATCAACAATCATGTTATGTGTACATAAAAAATCAGTTACTCAAATAGAATACGTATTGAAATATAAAACAtacattagaaaataaaataaacaatacatACATTCATATACAACTACATGGTAATTGATTTTTTGTGTgcacataatatttttgaattatcaAAGTAATGAAAAACTTGATGTGTTTGATACCTGGTAGACATGGAAAGGGAAGAATATGTGGAGTGAAAAATCTACGTTGATCATCAATTGTAAGCCAAAAAGAACTCGTAAAATCATCTTCATCATGATGCAACGTCCACCCCTTCTCTGGATCGTCTGATtcataatataaaacaaaaattctACCATCTACCAAAGCAATTCGAATGTAGAGAATATCGTAGAAAACAAACCAATGAGTTTGGGCCCCTATACCGGCTATTCCAGGATTCGGAGCAGCCGGCAAAGGTTCCCATTCTCTTGTCTCGGATCTCAGAACCCAAAAATTATTATTAGGTACGGATGCAGGTGCAGCGTCATCTAGTATTAAAAAGTAATGATCCCCTCTAATTTTTGTAACTAAACATTTATCTTCACCAAAGTATGTAGGAGTTTGTGGGATTAATTCGGATTCATTTATTTGCGGTTCTTCTTTGTTATTGTCGTCGTCATCGTCGTCGTCGTCATCGTCCGTGAAATCAAAGTCAAGTTTGTAGACTTTGTTTGATGGTTTATATGAACCATCTTCAGAGTTACATTTTTGACCTCCTATAAGATGAATCTTAGAATCCAATTCCAATGCATGCATGTATCTTAACGAAAGATCTTTGgaaaaatcaaagcaaaaattTGGTAGATTTTTCCAATCCTCCACTTCTTTGTTTTGTTCTTCGTTCTCGTCCTCGTCCTGTTCCTCTTTTTCTGGTATTaatttcttgagattgataccaTAAATCTTATCTTCCGACATCATGCAAAGATATTGTCGGTGTTCCGCCATTGTActttttcctttctctcttttctaaaattattttttttttcattggaacTAAATTATTAATGGCCTTATACAATACATGCAATCAAGGCAATTACCATGGATAGTAACTTCACTGGATCGAGCTGGTGATGATTTCCATGCTCTCTTATTTTGGAGTTTATTAAAGAAATTAATTCAATTTGTGTTGtactgaatatatatatatatatatatatatatatatatatatatatatatatatcgtttcTCGTCAGATATGAAAGAAATTACTTCCATTCTCTCTTTTGCTAATTgagttttaactaaaaaaaagagaaaaaagaaaaatagtacttacttaatatatatatatatatatattttcaacaacaaagaaaatattaaaaacgtTCATGAGAAGAAAATTACgttcatacaaaataaaaatttccgTACTTTTTCTCTATCTATGCATAATAGTAAATGGTCCCGCGCAAGAACAAACCGGAAATTTTAATTATGAtctttaatcttaatttttttgtattagttTCTTATAGAATCGATGTCTAAATAAGAACATTTGGAACTGAAATTGGAATTGGAAAATGATGATTGTTAACATTCAGATTCCATGTTTGTTTCTTTTGTGATCTCTAAGTATGTTCAAAATTCAGTCTGACTTGCAATTCGATCTATATTTAAGATATATtttgtcaaatttaaatttatcatttaaattgtgttatttttaagTTGAATTCAAATCATATTTCAGGTAGGCTTTTTgattcaaaattatattttatacttaaaatatatattttagtatgaaattaatactaataatttaaaataatttattttgacctaaatataatataatatttgttaaattttattttaaaataaaattttaaaacattattatataaaatttatagattatatatattaattttatattagatcgatctgatttatttttgaaattttttcagaaataaaataaaaaaatttatattttctctaaaaaaaaaccTTTATTTTCGTGTCAACTTAAGATAAATTATTTAAAACAGACCTGATAAAAATTTAGGACCGGACCCAAATCTAATTAATCTAACTCGGCCCGTACATGTACACCCCTAAGGAACTCTCGTTCATGTTTAAACTTGTTTCTGCatcaagtccaaaaaaaaaaaaacttatttgtgCCTCAATTTTTTTAAGGATTGGGTTGGACAATAAATAGATCTCCATACTTGGTCTGGTCTAGGCCTGGAGGACCCGACCCACACCGGAAACAAAACCACTTTACACCCCAACGCTACAAACATTCCCTACtttcttgaccaaaaaaaaaaaatcccctACTTTGAAATTAATACCCACATAATAACATTGATATAAGTAACAATAAAACAAAACGCCACTGAGGGAGTGAGCAATAGGGGTgggaaaaaaaattactaataaggAAACAGGTGTGATgcagtaatttatattttttatatcccTACTTATCACTCCTCGCCGGTAGTGTCTTCGTCCAGCCGGCAGTGTCGTCCTTTGTTCGGTTTCACCATCGCCGAGCAGCTTAGGTGGCGGTGGAGTTGCAGGCGTCCACGGCTACACACACGAGCGAGGTTAACGGCTGCGGTGGAGAAGGAGCGACGAATCAGGCGCATCTGGGAGAAGGAGATTCTTCTCGCCGGGTGAGGTTTCGGAGATCCGGTTATCGTTCGAAGATGCTGCCGTCCACCTCGTCAGAGCTCTTCCGGTCATCTAGTCGTGTTTGCTGAGGGAAACCCGCTGCAATGGAGGCGGCGTCCACTCTGAGGGAAACACAGGTTTGAATTTCGGGTCGGGTTGGGGGATTGGAGCTCCGGat is drawn from Arachis hypogaea cultivar Tifrunner chromosome 12, arahy.Tifrunner.gnm2.J5K5, whole genome shotgun sequence and contains these coding sequences:
- the LOC112728790 gene encoding uncharacterized protein, translated to MAEHRQYLCMMSEDKIYGINLKKLIPEKEEQDEDENEEQNKEVEDWKNLPNFCFDFSKDLSLRYMHALELDSKIHLIGGQKCNSEDGSYKPSNKVYKLDFDFTDDDDDDDDDDNNKEEPQINESELIPQTPTYFGEDKCLVTKIRGDHYFLILDDAAPASVPNNNFWVLRSETREWEPLPAAPNPGIAGIGAQTHWFVFYDILYIRIALVDGRIFVLYYESDDPEKGWTLHHDEDDFTSSFWLTIDDQRRFFTPHILPFPCLPGFDFDCCVTLSFFLEEEFTIHALLVTRLGVKYFQEIKGCFDEIPSFLRKVEPILLDLGDGKVCVMLCGFERKHGCGDRFLCVLVLSLAMKEGVEVNLLEYPPAERDFLIVNVISKSFYTLKEDPNEWYGFHVFRDIIIEGGDKRKHDIFLTEIETETKTEIETEIEI